GTTGTTATCCATGTGATACAGGAACGAGCCGCCGTACGTGTCGTTCTCCAGCGGCCAGCCAGCGGTGTGCATCACCAGACCCGGCTTGTGCTTGCTCGGATCGATTTCCCACAGTTCCTTGATGCCGATCCCGTAGACCTGTGGATCGGCGCCTTCGCGCAACCGGAATTTATCGTTCAGCTGACGGCCGAGATGCCCACGCGCGCCTTCGCAGAACAGCGTGTATTTCGCGTGCAGTTCCATACCGAGCTGGAAGTTCTCGGTCGGCTCACCGTCCTTGCCAATGCCGAGATTGCCGGTGGCGACGCCTTTGACCGAGCCATCGTCGTTGTAGAGGATTTCAGCGGCCGGAAAGCCCGGGAAAATCTCGACACCCAGCGCCTCAGCCTGCTGACCCAGCCAGCGCGTGACGTTCGCGAGGCTGATCACATAGTTACCGTGATTCTTGAAATTGTCCGGTAACGCCCAGGTCGGCACGCTCCTCGAACCGGTTTCCGTGAGGAACAGGAAGCGGTCTTCCGTCACCTCAACGTCCAAAGGCGCGCCCTTTTCCTTCCAGTCGGGAATCAGCTCGTTCAGAGCGCGCGGATCCATCACCGCGCCCGAGAGGATATGAGCCCCGATCTCCGAGCCTTTTTCCAGTACGCACACGCCAAGCTCGACGCCTTTCTTCGCCGCCAGCTGCTTCAGGCGGATCGCCGCGGACAGGCCAGCCGGGCCGCCGCCGACGATCACGACGTCGTATTCCATCGACTCGCGTGGGCCGTACTGCTCAATGAGACTTGCGGGGGTCATTGATGCTCCTCTTACCGTTAGAATGCTTTTTTCGGGTTCGTATTGTGGGCGATGCACACCCGCACTGCAACCAGATGAGCACAGATTAGCACGACCGTTCTATTTTTATGATACGGTATGACCCGTAGTGACGGTCTTACCGCACCCGTCAACCGCATCTGCAACAACAACCGAACAAGGAACGACAATGGGCCGTTCGATCAATCTGGAAGGCAAGGTTGCGCTGATCACCGGCGCCTCGAGCGGGTTGGGAAAGCGCTTTGCTCAAGTGTTGTCGCAGGCGGGCGCCAAGGTCGTGCTGGCGAGCCGGCGGACCGAGCGGCTGAAGGAATTGCGGGCCGAGATCGAGGCGTCGGGCGGCGCGGCGCACGTCGTTTCGCTCGACGTGACCGATTACCAGAGCATCAAGTCCGCTGTCGCCCACGCGGAAACCGAGGCCGGCACGATCGACATCCTCGTGAACAATTCGGGCGTATCGACCACGCAGAAGCTCTCGGAGGTCACGCCCGCCGACTTCGAATACGTGTTCGATACCAACACGCGCGGCGCGTTCTTCGTGGCCCAGGAAGTCGCCAAGCGCATGATCATGCGCGGCAACAACGCGCAGAAACCGTCGTACCGGATCATCAATATCGCGTCGATGGCCGGCTTGCGGGTGCTGCCGCAGATCGGTCTGTATTCGATCAGCAAGGCGGCCGTCGTGCATATGACGAAAGCCATGGCGCTGGAATGGGGCAAGCACGGCATCAACGTGAACGCGATCTGCCCGGGCTATATCGACACAGAGATCAACCACCATCACTGGTCGACGGAGCAAGGGCAGAAGCTCGTGTCGATGCTGCCGCGTCACCGCGTCGGCAAACCGGAGGATCTCGACGGGCTCCTGCTGCTGCTCGCGGCGGACGAATCGCAGTTCATCAACGGCTCGGTAATCGCCGCCGACGACGGATTCGGGCTCTGCTGAGCGCAAGACGGCGCAACCGGCGCTCGCGTTCCAGGTCGCGCGCGCCGGATTAGCGCCCGTCCGAAGAAACTGTTTTACGCGCTGCGGCCTATGCGCCGTCTGTAGGCGCGCGCTATGTTGTTGTTTACCTCTACGCCGGTCCACGCGCCGGTTTCAAGCTGATTTCAACCCGATAAAGAAGTACGATGAGCGATTTTCACGCAGTTTTCGAGATGTCGATGCCGATCCGCTGGGGCGACATGGACGCCTTCGGCCATGTGAACAACACGGTCTATTTCCGCTACATGGAGCAGGTGCGGATTTCCTGGTTCGAACAACTGGGCCTGGCTGGCAGCAACGCCGACGGCCAGGGGCCGGTGATCGTCAATGCGTCGATGGAGTTTCTCAAGCAACTGCACTATCCCGGCGACGTAATTGGCCGGATGACGGTGGCCACGCCCGGCCGCAGCAGCTTCGACACCGGTTTCGAGCTGGTGCGCGCCGACGATCCGAATACTGTCTATGCGCGCGGCGCCGCACGCTGCGTATGGATCGACTATGCGGCCGGCAAGTCGGTGCCGGTGCCTGACATGCTGCGTGCAACCATCGAGCGCGCCGCGCTGGTCAAGGCGGCCTGAGCGGCGGAAGATGAACGAACCCCGGGTTTGCCTGGGGGCGTCTTCAATGTCCGAGCAGCCGCTGCAATAACTCCGTTGCGTTGCTCGTATCGTATTTGCGCATCAGCCGCGCCCGGTAGACATCGACCGTGCGCGGGCTGATATCCAGCACCCGGCCGATCTGCTTGCTGGTTTTTCCCGTCGCCAGCTGCGCGGCGATTTCGCGTTCGCGCGGTGTCAGTTCGACCGCCACGCGCCGCGTCGCGCTCAAATCCTCGAAGGTCCAGATGCCCGCTGCGTGCGGGTCGGCGCGTTCCTGCGCGCGGCCCGTCACGTGGCACCAGAACAATTCGCCGTTGGCCCGCTTCATGATGCGGTCGTCCGTGTAGCTGCCGTGCGCTGTCATGATCGGCGGAATCCGCGCGCCGATCCGTTCGAACTCGTCCGTCGACGGATACAGGACCTGGAACGACTGGCCTAGCAGCGATTCGCGCGCGCAGCCGAAAATCGACGCGAGCTCGTCGTTGCAGTCTTCGATAATCCGTTCGCGCGACAACACGAGTCCGATCGGAGCGAGGTGGAACGCGGTTTGATAATCCAGTGCGGGCATGGGCTAGCGGCAAGTACTTATGTATTTTTGCGTATTGTGCCGCATGGCGCGCCCAGCGTACTCTTGCGAGCACATGACAACGCGGCGAAGCCGTCCGCGGCGGGCGTCTGCACGAAGTGCGGGGAAACCTGGACGCACGGCCTGCCGGGGATGACTAGAATGACGTGTCGGGCTTGTGCCCGCAGAACGTCATACCAGTCGCAACGATCCGAATTCGGGTTTCCATAAAGGAAGGGACATACTGATGAACAAGGTCTATCCAGGCGCCGCCGAGGCGCTGAAAGACATCGTCAAGGACGGGCAGACGTTTGCCGTCGGCGGCTTCGGGCTGTGCGGCATTCCGGAGGCGCTGATCGGCGCGCTGCGCGATTCGAAGGTGCAGGGCATCACCTGCATCAGCAACAATGCGGGCGTCGACGGTTTCGGCCTCGGTCTGCTGCTCGAAACGCGCCAGGTCAAGAAGATGATCTCGTCGTATGTCGGCGAGAACAAGGAGTTCGAACGCCAGTATCTGGCCGGCGAACTCGAGCTCGAATTCACGCCGCAAGGCACGCTCGCCGAGAAGCTGCGCGCGGGCGGTTCGGGCATTCCGGCGTTCTTCACCAATACCGGCTACGGCACGCTGATCGCCGAAGGCAAGGAAACCCGCCAGTTCGGCGAAAACCACTACGTGCTCGAACACTCGCTGACGGCTGACGTCGCTTTGGTGAAGGCGTGGAAGGCCGACAAATCGGGCAACCTGATCTACCGCCGCACCGCGCGCAACTTCAACCCGATGTGCGCGATGGCCGGCAAGATCACGGTCGCAGAGGTCGAAGAGATCGTCGAAGTGGGCGAACTCGATCCGGACGCGATCCATACGCCTGGCATCTTCGTGCAGCGCATCGTGCTCAATGCGCATCCGGAAAAACGCATCGAACAACGCGTCGTCCGCGCGAAAGGAGACTGATCATGGCATGGACTCGTGACGAAATGGCCGCGCGCGCGGCGAAGGAATTGCAGGACGGTTTTTATGTGAACCTCGGCATCGGCCTGCCGACTTTGGTGGCCAATCACGTGCCGGCGGGCGTCGAAGTGTGGCTGCAGTCGGAAAACGGCCTGCTCGGCATCGGCCCGTCGCCGACCGAAGAGGAAGTGGACGCCGACCTGATCAACGCCGGCAAGCAGACGGTGACCACGCTGCCGGGTTCGTCGATTTTCTCGTCGGCGGATTCGTTCGCGATGATTCGCGGCGGCCACATCAATCTGGCGATTCTGGGCGCGATGCAGATCAGCAAGAAGGGCGATCTGGCCAACTGGATGATCCCGGGAAAGATGATCAAGGGGATGGGCGGCGCAATGGATCTGGTCGCCGGCGTCAAGCGCGTGGTCGTGCTGATGGAGCATGTCGCGAAGGGCGACCAGCACAAGATCCTCGAAGAATGCACGCTGCCGCTCACGGGTGTGGGCGTGGTCAATCAGATCATCACCGACCTCGGCGTGATCGAAGTCACGGACGATGGGCTGAAGGTGACCGAATTGGCGCCGGGCGTGAGCATCGACGAAATCAAGGCGAAGACGGGCGCGCCGCTCGATGTGAGCGCGGTGAGTTGAATGGCGTGCTGTGAGGCCGTCTGAAGCGGTCTGAGGCTGTATGAGGCCGGTTTGAGCCGCAGGCGCGGCGGTTTCCAGGCGGGCGAGGCGAGAGCCTCGCCCGCTTTTGTTTTGTGCCGCGGACATTCGGTCCGAGCCGTCCTATGCCATCCGGCCGACTCTTACCGCGCGGCAAAGCGGTTTACAATCGTTCGAAGATTGGACGCATATCGATCTCTGCTGTGCCCAGGCCAAATCCGCAGCGCTTTTGCAAGGAACCCAGATGACCGAAATCACGTCCGCTTCCGCCACCGGGCGACTCGCGCCGCGTCAACGCTATGTGCAGTGCGCGAGCGCTAGTGGCTTGCACCGTATCGCCTACACCGAGTGGGGCGACCCGGCCAATCCGCGCGTGCTGCTGTGCGTGCACGGCTTGACCCGATCAGGGCGCGATTTCGACCGCCTCGCGGAGGAGTTCGCCGGCACTTACCGCGTGGTGTGTCCGGATGTCGTGGGGCGGGGCTTGTCATCGTGGCTGGCCAACCCCAACTTCTATGCGATCCCGCAATACGTCGCCGACATGGTCACGTTGATCGCGCGCCTGAATGTCGAGACGGTGGACTGGTTCGGCACCTCGATGGGCGGCCTGATCGGGCTTGGACTTGCCGGCCTGCCGGAAACGCCAATTCGCAGAATGTTGCTGAACGATGTCGGGCCGCATCTGGAGCCTGGCGCGGTGCAGCGCATCGGCGACTATCTGGGCAAGCCCGTGCAGTTCGAAACGTTGCAGCAAGGCATCGACTACGCGGCCTTGCTGGCGCAGACTTTTGGCCCGCTCACGCCGGACGACTGGCGCGAGATCAACACGCCGCTTCTGCACGAACAGGACGGCAAGTGGCTGTTCCGTTACGACCCGCGTATCGCACAGCCTTTTACCGCGACCACCGAGGAAGCGTCCAGGCTCGGTGAGGCTGCGCTGTGGCATTCGCTGGCCTCGTTCCAGGGACCGGTGCTGGTGGTGCGCGGCGAGCTATCGGATCTGCTCTCGCGTGAAACCGTTGCGAAGATGGTCGAGACCGGGCGTGCGGTGTCGAGCGCGGAAATCGCCGGCGTCGGACATGCGCCGGCGTTTCTGTCGGCCGATCAGATCGATGTCGCGAGGCAGTTCTTTATCGGACCGGCCGCCGACGCGTCATAATATCCAGTTCCGCTCGGCGTCCTTGACGGGGCGCGATGCGGACCGCATCTCCGATCAATTTTCAAACCAACACAGGATTCGCCATGGCAGTCATTCGTCACCACGTCGGCAAGCGCCTCTCGGAAATCGCCGTGCACAACGGCACCGTGTACCTCGCGGGCCAGATCGCCGAAGACGCGGATCAGGACATCACGGGTCAGACGCGCGAAGTGCTCGGCCACATCGACCGTCTGCTTGGCGAAGTGAACAGCGACAAGTCGCATTTGCTGTCGGTGCAGATCTACATCGCGGACATGGTGCATTTCGCCGGCATGAACGCCGTGTGGGACGAGTGGGTCGCGCAAGGCGCCACGCCGCCGCGCGCCACCGTCGAAGCCAAGCTCGCCAATCCGAAGTGCCTCGTCGAAATCTGCGTGGTCGCCGCGCAGCGCAGCTAAACCCGGCACGTGTTGTTGAAATTCCGTTGAATCGTCTGGCCCGGTGGGCCGTCGCACCATGAATACCGAAACCGTTACGAGCACGCCGAACCCCCTTCCGTCTTTCGATGAAGCGATGGCGTTCGTGCGCGAACATGCGGGCGAGGTGCGGCTGTCGTCGGGCGAAATGCTGGCGGATCACGCGGCGGGTACGGCGTCGATCATGCGCAAGCTGAACGTCGATCCGCCGGCCGTACTGGCGGCGGCGTTGTTTGCGTTGACGCCGCACCTGCAAGACCCGGAGCGCGTGATCGCCGACAATTTCGGCGAGGAAGTCGCGCAACTGGTCGGCGATGTGCGCAAGCTGCTGCGCCTTGGCACGGTGAGCCTGCGAGCCGCGCAGAATGCCATGCCCGAAGCCGGGCGCGATGCCCAGGCGGCGCGCCGCGCGCAGGTCGAGGCGCTGCGCAAGATGCTGCTCGCCTTCGCGCAGGATATTCGGGTGGTGCTGATCCGGCTTGCGTCACGCCTGCAATCGCTGCGTTACTACGCGGCGGCGAAAATCACGCCTTCACCGGACGTGGCGCGCGAGACGCTTGATATCTATGCGCCGCTCGCCAATCGTCTGGGCATCTGGCAATTGAAGTGGGAACTCGAGGATCTCGCGTTGCGCTTCGAAGAGCCGGTGACTTACAAGCGCATTGCCAAGCTGCTCGACGAGAAGCGCGTCGAGCGCGAGAGCTATGTCGCGCAGGCTATCGAACGGCTGCAAAAGGAATTGGCCGCGGCGCATATTCGCGCGGAGGTGAGCGGCCGGCCAAAACACATCTACAGCATCTGGCGCAAGATGCGCGGCAAGGAACTCGATTTCGCCGAACTCTACGACGTGCGCGCATTTCGCGTGATCGTGCCGGACATCAAGGATTGCTACACGGTCCTCGGCATCGTGCATAACCTGTGGCAGCCGGTGCCCAAAGAGTTCGACGACTACATCTCGCGGCCGAAGCCGAACGGTTATAAGTCGCTGCACACGGTGGTGATCGGCGACGACGGCCGCGCGTTCGAAGTGCAGATCCGCACGCAGGAGATGCATCAGTTCGCCGAATACGGCGTGGCGGCGCATTGGCGCTACAAGGAAGCCGGCACGCGTGGTTATGGCGGCCAGTTCGCCGCCAACGAGAAGTACGACGAGAAGATCGCGTGGCTGCGTCAATTGCTCGCGTGGAAAGACGAAGTCTCCGAGGGCGAGCACGGCGAGAAGCGCGCAGCGCAGCCGTGGGAACAACTGCGCCAGGCCACGCTCGACGACGACCATATCTATGTGCTGACGCCGCAGGCGCGGGTGATTCCGTTGCCGCACGGCGCCACGCCTGTCGACTTCGCGTATCACCTGCATAGCGAACTGGGGCACCGGTGCCGTGGCGCGCGCGTCGACGGCGCGATGGTGCCGTTGAACACGCCGTTGCAAAACGGTCAGACGGTCGAGATCGTTGCGGTGAAGGAGGGCGGTCCGTCGCGCGACTGGCTCAACCCGCAACTTGGCTATCTGCAAAGTCCGCGCGCACGGCAGAAGGTGCGCGCGTGGTTCAACGCGGTCGAAGTGCAGGAACATATCGCGAGCGGCCGCGCGATGGTCGAAAAAACCTTGCAGCGTGAAGGCAAGACCTCGGTCAATCTCGATCAGCTCGCGGCCAAGCTCGGCTTCAAAACCACCGACGATCTCTTCTCGGTGGTGGGCAAGGAAGAATTCAGTTTGCGGCTCGTCGAGCAGGCGCTGCACGATGCGCCGCCGCCGGAGCCGGTGGTCGAAGCGCCGGAGCAATTCGAAAAGCGCAGCAGCGGCGCGAGCGTGGCGCGCGGCGCGTCCACGGGTGTTCTGGTGGTCGGCGTCGATGCATTGCTCACGCAACTCGCGCGCTGCTGCCGGCCTGCGCCGCCCGACGATATCTGCGGCTTCGTTACGCGCGGCAAAGGCATGTCGATTCATCGCAGCGATTGCCCGACGTTCGTCCGCATGGCCGAAAGAGCGCCCGAGCGCGTGTTGCAAACGGCGTGGTCGGCTGAGGTGATGAGCGGCCGTGGCCAGTCGGTCTATCCCGTCGATCTCTCGATCGACGCAACGGATCGGCAGGGCCTGCTGCGCGACATTTCCGAAGTGTTCGCGCGCGAAAAAATGAACGTGATCGGCGTGAAGACGCAGACACGCCGTAACGCTGCGTTCATGCAATTTACCGTCGAGGTGTCGAGTGCGGCGCAGATTCAGCGCGCGTGTACGCTGCTCGGCGAAGTCACGGGCGTGGTGCGCGCTTCACGTAAAAGTTGATACGCGAGTCCAGTGGACGCATCCGCTGGACGCGCCCAGGCGCGTGAGTAGAAATTTAAAGTCGGTGCATAAAAGTACTTGCCAAGCGGTGTGGGGCTCCATATAATCTCGTTTCTTCAGGCTCGTAGCTCAGCTGGTTAGAGCACCACCTTGACATGGTGGGGGTCGTTGGTTCGAGTCCAATCGAGCCTACCAACGAAAGAGAAATTCCGGTTTTGCCGGGGTTTCGCAAACTGCAGTAAGCGCCTTCGGCGCAAAAGGCGAATACGGTTATGACACCGCGAACGTTGACCGAAACCACTTCGGAGCGACGCTAGTCGAGGACCACTTTCGCCAATGTAGTTTGCAGAAAATGTGAATGCGGCCCCTCGAAAGCGGGGCCGCATTTTTTTTGGCTTTTTTGACCTGGTTGTATGTGCCGCCGCCGGTCGGCACCACGGAGAACGCAATGGTTTCGATACGTCTGCCTGACGGTTCTGTTCGACAGTACGAGCATCCGGTGACCGTCGCCGAAGTGGCCGCGTCGATCGGCCCCGGCCTCGCGAAAGCCGCGCTCGGCGGCAAGATCGACGGTGAGCTGGTCGATACGTCCGCACTGATCGATCACGACGTGGCACTCGCCATCGTCACCGAGAAAGATGCAGACGGTCTCGATATCATCCGTCACTCCGCGGCGCACTTGCTCGCGTACGCGGTGAAGGATCTGTATCCGGAAGCGCAGGTCACGATCGGCCCGGTGATCAACAACGGCTTCTACTACGACTTCGCGTACAACCGTCCCTTCACGCCGGAAGATCTCGAGAAGATCGAAAAGCGCATGCAGGAACTCGCGAAGAAAGACGAGCCGGTTTCGCGTCGCGTGGTGTCGCGCGACGAAGCGGTGGACTACTTCAAGAGCATCGGCGAAAAGTACAAGGCCGAGATCATCGAATCGATTCCCGCCAGCGACGAAATCAAGCTGTACTCGCACGGCGGTTTCACCGATCTGTGCCGCGGTCCGCACGTGCCGTCCACTGGCAAGCTGAAGGTCTTCAAGCTGATGAAGGTCGCGGGCGCCTACTGGCGCGGCGATTCGAAGAACGAACAATTGCAGCGCATCTACGGTACGGCCTGGACGAAGAAGGAGGACCAGGAAGCGTATCTGCACATGCTCGAAGAGGCGGAGAAGCGCGACCACCGCAAGCTCGGCAAGCAGCTCGATCTGTTTCACATGCAAGACGAGTCGCCGGGCATGGTGTTCTGGCATCCGCGCGGCTGGACGCTGTGGCAGCAGGTCGAGCAGTACATGCGCCGTCGCGTGAACGATGCGGGCTACCTTGAAATCAAGACGCCGATGATCATGGACCGCTCGCTCTGGGAAGCGTCGGGCCACTGGCAAAACTATCGTGAAAACATGTTCACGACGGAATCGGAAAAGCGCGACTACGCGATCAAGCCGATGAACTGCCCGGGTCACGTGCAGGTGTTTAACCACGGGCTGCGCTCGTACCGCGATCTGCCGCTGCGTTACGCGGAATTCGGCTCGTGCCACCGTAATGAATCGTCGGGCGCGCTGCATGGGCTGATGCGCGTGCGCGGCTTCGTGCAGGACGACGCGCACATTTTCTGTACCGAAGACCAGTTCATCAGCGAATCGATCGCGTTCAATACGCTGGCGATGAGCGTCTACAAGGATTTCGGCTTCGACAATGTCGAGATCAAGCTGTCGCTGCGCCCGGATGCGCGCGCCGGTACGGACGAGACGTGGGATCGCGCGGAACAGGGTCTGCGCGAGGCGCTGACGGCCTGCGGCGTGACGTGGGAAGAATTGGCGGGCGAGGGTGCGTTCTACGGCCCGAAGGTCGAGTATCACATCAAGGACGCGCTTGGTCGCTCGTGGCAATGCGGCACGTTGCAGCTCGATATGGTGCTGCCGGAGCGGCTGGGCGCTGAATATGTCGCTGAAGATAACAGCCGTCGACGTCCGATCATGCTGCACCGTGCAATCGTCGGATCAATGGAGCGGTTCCTCGGCATTCTGATCGAGCACCATGCTGGCGCAATGCCCGCATGGCTTGCTCCGATGCAGGTCGTCGTGATGAATATCGCGGAAAGTCAGACCGAATATGCGCAATCTCTAGCCCAATCGTTGCAAAAACAAGGGGTTAGAGTAGAGGCCGATTTGCGCAACGAGAAGATTAGCTATAAAATACGCGAGCACACGCTGGAAAAGGTGCCGTACCTGCTTGTGGTCGGCGACAAAGAGCGTGAAGCCCAAACAGTAGCCGTGCGTGCCCGTGGTGGTGTCGATCTGGGCGTGATGCCTCCCGACACTTTCATTGAGCGTCTGCGCCAGGACGTGCAGTCGTTCAATTGAGCCACTTGGCAGCCCGGCTCGTTTTTTAATTTTTAGAGGAAACGTAACATCGCTACTGATAAGTCTGCGCACCGCATCAACGGTGAAATTACGGCACCCGAGGTGCGTCTGGTCGGCGTCGAGAACGAACCACTCGGCATCGTGAAACTCGCTGATGCGTTCCGCATGTCGGAACAGCAGGACGTGGATTTGGTCGAAATCGCTCCGCAAGCGGTTCCGCCAGTTTGCCGCTTGATGGACTACGGCAAGTTCAAGTACTCGGAAGCGAAGAAGCAACACGAGGCCAAGCTGAAGCAGAAGATCGTCCAGGTCAAGGAAGTCAAATTCCGTCCGGGCACGGATGACGGCGACTACAACGTCAAGCTGCGCAACCTCATCCGCTTCCTCGACGACGGCGACAAGACGAAAATCACGTTGCGTTTCCGTGGCCGCGAAATGGCTCACCAGGAAATCGGTATGCGCATGCTCGAGCGCCTGCGCACGGACCTCGACGAAGTCGGTCAGGTCGAGCAGATGCCGAAAATGGAAGGGCGCCAGATGATCATGGTGCTCGCTCCGAAGAAAAAGAAGTAACCCGCTGGAGTGGCGGCGCATCACGTGGTGCGTGCTCCGGTTGTGAAAGACGGGTTGTGAAAGACGAAGACGATGCGGCGCCGGGTGTCCGGTGCGGTTGTCAGCAGGTTTCGGAGCGACGTGTGTACAATGCGCGTCGCTTCCCGAAAAGCGGCTGCCGGCGGTTCAGGCGGTCTGCATACCAAGTGGAGTGGGTTTCGAAGGGCGGGTAATGGCCAATGGCCGACCGCACACCCATATCCATCAAATAATGGAGTTGTCATGCCGAAGATGAAGACCAAGAAGAGTGCTGCAAAGCGCTTCGTGGTGCGTCCGGGCGGTACCGTCAAGCGCGGTCAAGCCTTCAAGCGCCACATTCTTACCAAGAAGACCACCAAGAACAAACGCCATTTGCGCGGTTCGACGGCAGTTCATGATGCAGATATGAACTCCGTGCGCGCAATGCTGCCGTTCGCTTAACCCTTAACCGAAACTCATAGGAGCAAGACATGCCTCGAGTAAAACGTGGGGTTACCGCACGGGCCCGTCACAAGAAGATCATCAAGCTGGCCAAGGGTTACCGCGGCCGTCGCAATAACGTCTATCGCATCGCCAAGCAGGCGGTCATGCGCGCAGGCCAATACGCCTACCGCGATCGCCGCAACAAGAAGCGTGTGTTCCGTGCATTGTGGATCACGCGTATCAACGCGGCGGTGCGTCAGCACGACATGACGTACAGCGTGTTCATCAACGGCCTGAAGAAGGCTTCGATCGAACTCGACCGCAAGGTGCTGGCCGACATGGCTGTGTTCGACAAGGCTGCTTTTGCTGCGATCGTTCAGCAGGTGAAAGCCGCCGTTGCAGCCTGATTGCGCTTTTGGCAATTAACACTGCGTGGTTCGTTGCAGCGAACATCCGGTAGTCTCGGTGACGCTGCAGCAAAAACGGGGCTCCTTACCGAGCCCCGTTTTTGTTGGTAGAACCAGTTTGCTTCGATTGAAAACTGACGTTGAAATGATGGGATCAATGGATCTGGACCAGATTGTCGCCGACGCGCAAAAAGCCTTCGCAGAAGCCTCCGACGTCACCACCCTCGAGAACGAGAAAGCGCGCTTTCTCGGCAAATCGGGTGCGCTGACCGAGCTATTGAAGGGCCTCGGCAAACTCGACCCCGAAACGCGCAAGACCGAAGGCGCACGGATCAACCTCGTCAAGCAACAAGTGGAAGCCGCGTTGACGGCCCGCCGTCAGGCGCTCGCCGACGTGCTGCTGAATCAGCGCCTCGCCGCTGAAGCCATCGACGTCACGCTGCCGGGCCGCGGCACCGGCGCAGGTAGCCTGCACCCGGTGATGCGCACGTGGGAGCGCGTCGAACAGATTTTCCGCACGATCGGATTCGACGTGGCCGACGGCCCCGAAATCGAAACCGACTGGTATAACTTCACCTCGCTGAACAGCCCGGAAAATCACCCGGCGCGTTCCATGCAGGACACCTTCTACGTCGACGGCAAAGATGCCGACGGCCGCCAGTTGCTGTTACGCACACACACCAGCCCGATGCAGGTCCGCTACGCGCGCACCAACACGCCGCCTATCAAGGTGATCGTGCCGGGCCGCACGTACCGTGTGGACAGCGACGCGACGCATTCACCGATGTTCAACCAGGTCGAAGGCCTGTGGATCGATGAGAACATCAGCTTCGCGGATCTGAAGGGCGTCTACACCGACTTCCTCAAGAAATTCTTCGAGCGCGACGACATTCTCGTGCGCTTCCGTCCGTCGTACTTTCCGTTCACCGAACCGTCGGCCGAGATCGACATGCTGTTCGAAACGGGCAAGAACGCCGGCAAGTGGCTCGAAATTTCGGGCTCGGGCCAGGTTCACCCCACGGTGATCCGCAACATGGGCCTCGACCCGGAACGTTACATCGGCTTTGCTTTCGGCAGCGGCCTCGAGCGGCTCACCATGTTGCGTTACGGCGTGCAAGACCTGCGTCTGTTCTTCGAAAACGATCTGCGTTTCCTGCGTCAATTCGCCTGAACCGACGCGGTCGAACGCGACAAGCATAGAGCGCGGCAAGGCACGCAGTGCATGCCGCCACAGCGTCCCCGGCAGTGACTGGCGATTCTCCTGAACACCGAGTCACGCAATGCACTGCCGGACGTGGACCTAACCTGATCAGAACGTACACAGAACCATGCAATTCCCGGAATCCTGGCTGAGAACCTTTGTCGATCCGCAACTGACGACCGATGAACTGTCGCACGCGTTGACGATGGCGGGTCTCGAAGTCGAAGACCTGCGGCCGGCCGCGCCGCCGACTTCGAAGATCGTCGTCGGCCAGGTGCTGGAAGTCGTCAAGCACCCGGACGCGGACAAGCTCAACGTGTGTCAGGTCGATGCCGGTACGGGCGCGACGCTGAA
The nucleotide sequence above comes from Paraburkholderia sp. FT54. Encoded proteins:
- the pheS gene encoding phenylalanine--tRNA ligase subunit alpha; protein product: MDLDQIVADAQKAFAEASDVTTLENEKARFLGKSGALTELLKGLGKLDPETRKTEGARINLVKQQVEAALTARRQALADVLLNQRLAAEAIDVTLPGRGTGAGSLHPVMRTWERVEQIFRTIGFDVADGPEIETDWYNFTSLNSPENHPARSMQDTFYVDGKDADGRQLLLRTHTSPMQVRYARTNTPPIKVIVPGRTYRVDSDATHSPMFNQVEGLWIDENISFADLKGVYTDFLKKFFERDDILVRFRPSYFPFTEPSAEIDMLFETGKNAGKWLEISGSGQVHPTVIRNMGLDPERYIGFAFGSGLERLTMLRYGVQDLRLFFENDLRFLRQFA